aatattttaacaataacaaaaaaaattacgacgTTACTTTATCTTAGTAGTCTATGATAAGCCCTGAAGGGATGCCGAAAGGCGATACCGGggcgaagaggggaggtggttttagtgggtaggcgggcgacatAATGGTCGGTCAAATCCCACGCTACCTGGTTGCACGTCGAAGCcaggtgtcttaagaagattcccacctcctcgaaaaaaaaaaaaagtagtctATGATAAAACAAATGAATGATATAACATATGAAAACAAAGACAtgtcaaacaaaaattcagtttcactGCATTGTGTTTGTAAagtatacaaataaatttacaatttaattaaaataaaaaattatttgataactATTTCATAGGACCCTATGTATTACCACCCAAATTGAATGGTCCTCTGTACTTAGAGTTCCTCCAAAATGAACTAGGGAACCTTCTTGATGATGTGCCTCTGAATTTAAGGCAAGCAATGTTTTTTTGCAAGACGGCGCACCCGTACATTTTTCCCGTCCAGTAAGGGATTTGTTAAGTACACGTTTTGCCAATCGTTGTATATGACGTGGATTTGAAATACCCTGGCCCCCACGTAGCCCCGACTTCGATCCTATGGACTTTTGTGTATGGGGTTACATGTAATCTTCCgtttaccaaaatacaataaatacacctgaaaaattatttaaaaaaattcaaaatacagcCACATTATTTCGGAATGAacaattgctatttaaaatagaGAGGTCGTTCTGtaaaagaattgcaaaatgtatccaagtaaatggtggacacgtcgaacatttattgtcacagaaagatatgtttaatttttaattttttcttattgttaaaatattcgtttggagcttaaataaatatgtcaatagaagaccaactacagtattaaaatgttttcatataatctttgtgcttttttaacaatacaaaaaaactatgttgttacatgtcaacaagtagaaaaaatgggaatttaagttatttaattgaatttctcgaaaaccgttgctcctagcgacaccaataaggtataacttttttaactagaaaaggtagaggaacaaattttatgaggacaaaatgacatatgccgtggcacaaaaaagtttaaatggcttaaatgactcctaattgtcgattgtggcaccctctagaagatacaccgaaatcgtcgataaatttgaattgatcatctccaaaagcccctatataataaatttcgtgaaattagcccgaacggttccagagatattgaggaaaatttgatttaatttttcaactttggcaccctgtatctcagttattttcaacttttggtataacataaatttatctatattgcattatttttatgtcataaatccatcgttgctctgtgtcccattacttaagactcaccctgtatatctgaaTATTCAATAGTGAAAGTATAAATATATCCATTCATAGTGCAGTGATACGACTTACGCGTTCATTTGGGATCCATAGAATTAATATCTGACGTAATCTCCGCATATGACCATCATGGCCCAAAAAAGACTAATATTTCTACTAATTGTAATATGTACCGGAATACTATCtagctttttttatatattgaaCTCAAATAAATTGATACAGCAAAGACATGAATTCATTGAAGTTCgcgaaacctttaaaaatggTACCGTTCAGGACTATGAGCTTTGGCTGGCTTCATCTGAAGAAACGGACAATAGCGTCGAAGATTTGCCGTCTAATAAAAGTTATCCTGagatttttactaatttctcACAACAGTACGAGACACCTCAAAATAGAACCACTATTGCTGATTTAAGGGAATATTTGTGCCATAAGGAAAAAGAATCTACGAAAAGGACTTTCGAAAAATCTGCAGTAGGGGATCCATGTCCGAACAAACCCATTGTAACCTATATCGCTGGAGGAAGAACTGGTAAGTTTAATTAGGTACGTATACAATGTGGCCCAACGAAGCTTTGCACTTCGATTTTCGGTATTTACAATGAAAATGCGTACAACAACTCGAACCTGTCGGTTTTTCATTCGAAAGGGATATTTTTCTCTTGCATTTTCAACTTCAACTTCAATCCTTGAACAAGACCCCAATATGGAGAATGGCGAGGGATGTCAAGTGAtgcctcattttaaagatagtTGTGCTTTGGCTATAATGTCCAAGTTTGAAGTCACTACCGTTATCCCTGTTGATATGACGGCTCGTTAAAGTCCATGGGAGGAAAGCTTCTAGTTAACAATAAATTCATCACAATAAGAGGtgcatatttcaaaacgaGGGCGGGAAGCTTTTTAAACGTGACATACCGCTGGATCGTTTTGAGGGAGGCGAGTTGTACCCCTCAAATTTAAAAGGGCACATTTCTTTACTCCCAATGTTTTTCTAAAAGAGatgagtaaataaaaaaaatatattgattttAGTTTTCTGAATGATTCATTAAATGCTGGAAAGTATCATCGATCACTTTCATACATAAATGATAAgataaattttgttcaaagcgttGTTTTATATATCGTAACATTTCGGGTGTAATTTGGTAGCATGTACGAACTATACGATTAGAAATAAAACTCGCCTCCACTCAAAGGATTCAATGATACCTCACTTTTGAAGTTCTCcccacatttattttgaaatttgcagcTTATTTTgcgataaattaattattaactaaaagtttttttccctCAGATTTTGACAAGCTGTCATATCAACGGGGATAAGGGCAGTAGCTTCAAACTCGGATGGATGTGATAATCAGGACACAACTACCTCTAAAATGAGGTAATGCTCGACATCTCTCCtcatcaaacattttttaggtCACTGTCACCCCTGTTCAGGAATTGAAAATGAAGGgttgaaaatacaataaaaaaatctcttcgCCTTGAATCAAAAATCGGCTTGTCCGAGtgtttttacacattttcattttaaatactgaaaatcgAGGAGTAAAACTTTCGTTGGGCCATTCTGTACTGTTAGATTTGAGGGTTGACTTTGTTGGTCCTAAGGCAATCAAATGTGGAAGTATGCGGAAATATGGACTATTGCCCAAATAACAGGTCTGACACCATATATCCCAGGGTGCATTAAACATGGAGTGAGcgagttatttgaaaaaatatccatACCAAATATGGATAAAATTGCACATTGTATTTTCGATGGTAACGACACAGCagttaaatctattaaaaattggaaCGGTAATCAGGTAATTTTGGATTCAATTAGTAACAGATTTCTATGTCGAAATCCAAATAGTGGATATAAATAATTGCACGTAGCACACGGCTTTTCGACTGCGCTCTTGGTATTTCACTCTTAAGAAAACTGTAAGGATTCATCTATTTatgcttatacagggtgaggcACCAACCGCGCCTCGGAGTATTAGTGAtattgatcgaaaattgtttttggagGTTCATGCAGGAGCTTATGAGAtgcagtttaaaaatattttcatttacacagtgtcgcaaaaaaaaactatataaacttgtgtgtgtgtgtgtttttttttaatagaatgccctatattttattacatatttagaattagaagaagaaaagaGTGGAAGTTTATATAAAAGACATTAAgtctaaaacaaacatttcccgaggaatttgagaaaatatgaaaatgtgaGGATcaagaaaacattattttcttaaatgaaatgagttacttggcTACTATTTTTTAACTATACCTTCTTAAATACAAACTATTCTTCGCActagaatgatttttttttatcaaagtgatatacagggtgaacaaaaagagtggtcaaattttactcaCCTATAATTTAGTATAAATCTCTTATTTCAAAAGGAACGTATGCATTTTAATGTATTAGTGATATTATGGTGTTCTATACTTATCTTTTGCCGTTTTTCCAATATATGagatttcatttcattttcaataacatcaccgaaaaaaaacaatttaatgccAGAATATGCCTCGTATTGGTTGCTATACTTACACAAGGGACCTAATTATAAATGATggattttaaaacattttagtgaaaattttaatttcaatatcttGTGAGAGAGAACCAATCGACGAGGGCATTCAGTTTATTAGGTAATTTGAAGTGCATAAAATCAAtctatttattcattttttagagTATTATAATATCCCGTTTTCAATTCAATCGTGGCCTGGTTATGCCATACCTTCACCGAGTTGTGAAAGAACAATTTGTCTTCAAAAAGAAGCTCCGACTTAATGCGCAAACGATTCTCAGAGAAGCTACGAATGGTTCTAATCCAGAGCTCATTACTTTTGTAGGAGTCCACGTTAGACGAACAGACTAcattaagtatttaaaaatgtgaattacCGAGTATTAACATTCCTTTactaaatttttgacataaattattcgataTTTCTAGAATCCACAGTCGCTCGACAGCGACCTATACATACTACCATAAGGCCATGacttactttaaaaataagtacaaAAAATGCCTTTTCGTATTTGTTAGTGATGATCCAGAGTGGTGCCATGAACAATTTGGCGCCTTGAAAGATGTTTTTGTTGCCTCttaccaaaaaaataacactGCTGGTGAAGATTTAGCAATTATGGCAGCTTGTAATCATTCCATCATCGATTATGGCACGTATGGAGAATGGGGTGCAATTTTAGCTGGTGGTGAAACCATTTTTGCCTTGAAGAGTTTTAAAGGGAGCCCTACTGCAAAATTAAAAGGATGGAAATTTATGGAATGAGGTGATTTGGtaagtaatttattgtttacttataaaaaaaaatcttttctcAAATCGTCTTGGTCGGAATGGTGACCTCAATAGACAAGGGGTAAAGTGAGCAATTATTATCATAGACCTCAGTTTTCTTTCAGAATTCTGTCAGAaagttgttttcaaaattctgcgatatttaaataaaaatactacaTCAGTTatgtataaatatttgaatttacgCTGTTTGATACGAGAAAGTGTGTTAGAATCGAAtagtcaaataattttttccataccAAGTGAGCGTTAAGCCACGGGACAGAGTGCACTGTTTCATGTTAAAATGCTGTGATTAGGCCGCATTTATCTTACCtcaaaaatagatattttaactaaaaaaatttacgaaaagccagagttaaaatttaattttggttgtcacttcttaaattaaaaaaaaaatcggtaaaTTTTAGCGAGAGCCGGTAATCCACGATTTTTAACatgtgaaattgaaatatgtcTATTTGGTTATTACTCCTAAGGCGAGCTACCTACATTGCTGGGTTATTTGGAACCTATGGGTGGCTAATAATGGACGAATTATATTCTCCTGTAACTGTTTCGTTTgcctgtaaattttaattgttattaaatatttgtattactcccagttttttacttaaaaaatacttatataCCCGCATTAAAAAACtccatacatacatacatacatatacagagtgtcccgtATTAGTAGGCTAGTCCACTAATCGGAGATTCCTTAAGCGAAAATAGTTCTTTTCTGAGGGCACTTTTTTCTGTAACGCTTTTATtcattacacagggtgttgaagttagtaaaaaaaaaagtgtttttgttaataacttggGCACTTctttatatatgtattttaatgaaattttgcggtAATATATGTTCAGTTAAGCGCACATTTCGTCtgattttgctgaaaaaaaatggcgaaatAATGGGGGAAATGGAGGGTCGTGTAcacatttccaaattttttgcaCACGCCAATGGTGCATTTGTTTACttattcaaattagttgtttctttttctggattcttaattattgtaaaatttttatttacagctTACTTTAGGAGATATTTAAGCATATTGTCCCAAATGTGTAGcttccattttttatatatgtcGAGAACGTGGTACCAAAACACACGCGATTGCTGTTTTAGCACTTGGTGTACGTTACGCTCATTAATATCTtgattttctatttgaaaaacaatcaTTCTTGTTCTAACGCCCCGATTATTCCGGACAATtcgtaaaatttcaactttctagtgcgattaattaaataaataaataatgacaaACAAGAGAttatgaaatttcataaaatctgATCGACGACTGTAGTCAGAATTCGGcataatcaattttgttctgCTCAAACTTCGATGACTCCAGCTCCGAAATGGCGGACTTCAGGACATAGGTTTATAGGAAGAAAGTCCTTTTCTGACCTcataatacttttaaaatattcgcaCCTCATTTTGAACCACCCTCTATATTCTAATTTTATCACATGATATTCGGCACCCTCCGTTACTACATGCCACTGACAGGGCATTTTAGACACCAGatcttattttcaattatattccACGGAGTATTCCCCTAGACCGACTCCGAATCCTTTGAAGACCACAGACGGGCTTGGGCTCAACTGAACATTCCAATGTTCTTCTCGCCCGTAGGAAGAGGCGATCGGTTTCGTTGGGTTCCGTCACATTAACGTGCTGGCTGATATCAATGCATCGATACCCAACTACACCCAACCACCCTTGTTGAGAAAACCCACGTAACCAGAAGAGCATTGCTTGCCCAGTCACGTCCGCCAGGTTCCAAAAAACACAAAGTTGGTTTTGGAGCTCCGTGGGGTCCCCTGAAGGCTCACCAAGGGACAATTTGGAATCGATACAAACATAGTCTTTAACATCAAAGGAATACAGTTTGCAGCTACATTATTTAGTGCTGCCACCTGCG
This genomic interval from Euwallacea fornicatus isolate EFF26 chromosome 24, ASM4011564v1, whole genome shotgun sequence contains the following:
- the LOC136346840 gene encoding galactoside alpha-(1,2)-fucosyltransferase 2-like codes for the protein MTIMAQKRLIFLLIVICTGILSSFFYILNSNKLIQQRHEFIEVRETFKNGTVQDYELWLASSEETDNSVEDLPSNKSYPEIFTNFSQQYETPQNRTTIADLREYLCHKEKESTKRTFEKSAVGDPCPNKPIVTYIAGGRTGNQMWKYAEIWTIAQITGLTPYIPGCIKHGVSELFEKISIPNMDKIAHCIFDGNDTAVKSIKNWNGNQSIIISRFQFNRGLVMPYLHRVVKEQFVFKKKLRLNAQTILREATNGSNPELITFVGVHVRRTDYIKYLKIIHSRSTATYTYYHKAMTYFKNKYKKCLFVFVSDDPEWCHEQFGALKDVFVASYQKNNTAGEDLAIMAACNHSIIDYGTYGEWGAILAGGETIFALKSFKGSPTAKLKGWKFME